Proteins from a single region of Lysinibacillus sp. JNUCC-52:
- a CDS encoding SpoIIE family protein phosphatase, with protein sequence MTSVEWYETVNVDDQKSGARKRQLFIGSLFFLTAFFLAQSVVFEAAVPFSVPFWAIIRSKYKEYAKFVLFGGLIGCYFLGFGQVLILALQIGMYECIMRFRYWRLPQSIAVSLAVLSVQVLWQGIMYQGLPPVLVQFYVGCEVALALIMTLFMQVLFINSYEWFTSNWTYERLGSALVVFAAMLTGMQAVVISYFSLPIFLLQVLICFGAFVGSVPLATVIGAILGTLIGVAKLSFTGMLSVITLTGLCAGMAARAGRFGVAIGSILPSVFFLFYDATLPLDSVYFTSIALGSIAFLVIPKSYSDKVRHKLFPQREEVLLARQHWLTEHVTFKLEHFQHFVHFMKELVFERFMTAPVAVKEEVSPMNTCLSCFRHDRCWGAQNNGMDKLMTDWFHMKGVGKESAIHRVEEQIRYKCVKSTKIFEELDTELYRERINGQYFHGKKMIALQLRDMSNHLNQLIAEMKEETISFVSVEKDIVQRLKDAHIECFQLDVLSNKAGARKIVCALAPARVDWEEDTTLAERMILPILYDTFDEPFEIEKVVECDVPFRHIQVSFRSAISFEVEYDIYSMSKDATLYSGDSHALFQLHPGLFAILLSDGMGQSKEAQHESRKLIHLMRECLNFNMNPETAMHTLHYVMSLKQQDDMYATLDFALVDLQHGDLWSWKAGGMSTYILRGKEVLKVESNAAPVGFLSISAVEAEKRKLKAGDVILMHSDGLFSSVADWDEQEEAFLAFAQQVASTNKTIQDKLTTIMQSFQSYYEIEDDCTVLMLEVTHVVPTWAVFKPVQYSMSQSS encoded by the coding sequence ATGACGAGTGTTGAATGGTATGAAACAGTGAATGTAGACGACCAAAAATCGGGGGCGAGAAAAAGGCAATTGTTTATAGGTTCCCTATTTTTTTTAACAGCCTTTTTTTTAGCTCAATCTGTTGTGTTTGAAGCAGCTGTACCTTTCTCTGTCCCTTTTTGGGCGATTATTCGCAGTAAATATAAAGAGTATGCGAAATTCGTATTATTTGGCGGTTTAATAGGCTGCTATTTCCTAGGTTTTGGACAAGTCCTCATTCTAGCATTACAAATAGGCATGTACGAGTGTATAATGCGTTTCCGATATTGGCGACTCCCCCAAAGCATTGCCGTATCCCTTGCTGTACTAAGCGTACAAGTGCTGTGGCAGGGCATAATGTATCAAGGTCTTCCGCCAGTGCTTGTACAATTTTATGTAGGTTGTGAGGTAGCTTTAGCGCTTATTATGACGTTATTTATGCAAGTGCTCTTCATCAACTCTTATGAATGGTTTACAAGTAATTGGACATATGAGCGGCTAGGTTCGGCGTTAGTTGTATTTGCTGCCATGCTAACGGGGATGCAAGCGGTCGTCATTAGCTATTTCTCGTTGCCGATTTTTTTATTGCAAGTTCTAATTTGCTTCGGTGCATTTGTAGGAAGTGTGCCACTAGCAACAGTTATAGGAGCGATACTTGGAACGCTTATCGGAGTGGCTAAGCTATCATTTACAGGCATGCTATCGGTCATTACCTTAACAGGTCTTTGTGCAGGTATGGCAGCACGTGCAGGAAGATTTGGCGTGGCGATTGGTAGTATTTTGCCAAGTGTGTTTTTTCTATTTTATGATGCAACATTACCTTTAGATAGTGTGTATTTCACTTCCATAGCTTTAGGCAGTATTGCTTTTTTAGTTATTCCTAAAAGCTATTCAGATAAAGTACGGCATAAGCTTTTTCCACAACGAGAAGAAGTTTTATTAGCAAGGCAGCATTGGTTGACAGAGCATGTTACATTTAAGCTAGAGCACTTTCAACACTTCGTTCATTTCATGAAAGAATTAGTCTTTGAACGCTTTATGACGGCTCCTGTAGCGGTGAAGGAAGAAGTTTCCCCTATGAATACTTGTTTAAGCTGTTTCCGTCATGATCGATGCTGGGGAGCACAAAATAACGGCATGGACAAGCTAATGACGGATTGGTTTCATATGAAAGGCGTAGGGAAAGAGTCTGCTATCCATCGAGTGGAAGAACAAATACGTTATAAATGCGTTAAATCAACGAAAATATTCGAGGAGCTGGATACGGAGCTTTATAGAGAACGAATAAATGGCCAGTATTTTCACGGTAAAAAAATGATTGCATTACAACTACGTGATATGAGTAATCATCTTAATCAGCTTATCGCTGAGATGAAAGAAGAAACAATTTCATTTGTTAGTGTGGAGAAGGATATTGTTCAACGATTAAAAGATGCCCATATAGAATGTTTTCAACTTGATGTGCTAAGCAATAAGGCGGGAGCACGAAAAATCGTATGTGCATTAGCACCTGCACGTGTCGACTGGGAAGAGGACACGACACTGGCGGAGCGTATGATTTTACCGATTTTATATGATACTTTTGATGAGCCATTCGAAATTGAAAAGGTAGTCGAGTGCGATGTACCATTTCGTCACATACAAGTAAGCTTTAGGTCAGCTATTAGCTTTGAAGTAGAGTATGATATATATAGCATGTCAAAAGATGCAACATTGTATTCTGGTGACTCACACGCACTGTTCCAATTGCATCCAGGGCTATTTGCGATATTATTGTCCGATGGTATGGGACAGAGTAAAGAAGCACAGCATGAAAGTAGAAAATTGATTCATTTAATGCGGGAATGCTTGAATTTCAATATGAATCCTGAGACGGCTATGCATACTTTGCATTATGTGATGTCACTAAAGCAACAAGACGATATGTACGCAACGCTTGATTTTGCTCTTGTGGATTTACAACATGGTGACTTATGGTCGTGGAAGGCGGGAGGCATGTCCACCTATATTTTACGTGGTAAAGAGGTATTGAAAGTAGAAAGTAACGCAGCACCAGTTGGCTTTTTGTCGATCTCAGCAGTAGAAGCTGAAAAAAGAAAGCTTAAGGCAGGCGATGTCATTCTTATGCATTCAGACGGTCTGTTTTCAAGTGTCGCCGACTGGGATGAACAGGAAGAAGCGTTTTTAGCGTTCGCACAACAGGTAGCAAGCACAAATAAAACAATTCAAGATAAATTAACAACGATTATGCAGTCCTTCCAATCGTATTATGAAATAGAAGATGACTGTACAGTGTTAATGTTAGAAGTTACCCACGTCGTACCAACATGGGCGGTATTTAAACCAGTCCAATATTCCATGAGCCAGTCTTCATAA
- the hpt gene encoding hypoxanthine phosphoribosyltransferase — protein sequence MLQNDIEKIMITEEQLQERIAVLGAQLTEEYKDSFPLAVGVLKGAMPFMTDLMKRFDSFIELDFMDVSSYGNATVSSGEVKILKDLNTSVEGRDVLIIEDIIDSGLTLSYLVDLFKYRKAKSIKIVTLLDKPSGRKVNLAADYVGFKVPDGFVVGYGLDYAEKYRNLPYIGILKPEVYSF from the coding sequence ATGTTACAAAATGACATCGAAAAAATTATGATTACAGAAGAACAACTGCAAGAAAGAATCGCCGTGCTAGGTGCCCAATTAACAGAGGAATATAAAGATTCATTCCCATTGGCTGTTGGCGTACTTAAAGGTGCGATGCCATTCATGACAGACTTAATGAAACGTTTCGATTCTTTCATTGAGCTAGATTTTATGGATGTTTCTAGCTATGGTAATGCTACTGTTTCATCTGGGGAAGTAAAGATTTTAAAGGATTTAAATACAAGTGTGGAAGGGCGTGACGTATTAATTATCGAGGACATCATCGATAGCGGATTAACGCTTAGCTACCTAGTAGATTTATTTAAGTATCGTAAAGCAAAATCAATTAAAATTGTTACGCTTTTAGACAAACCGTCAGGACGAAAAGTAAATCTTGCTGCTGATTATGTTGGCTTCAAAGTTCCAGATGGCTTTGTAGTTGGATATGGTTTAGACTACGCGGAAAAATACCGCAACTTACCATACATCGGTATTTTAAAACCGGAAGTTTATTCGTTTTAA
- a CDS encoding type III pantothenate kinase yields MILVLDAGNSNIVLGVYDTNDQLAFHWRMVTDLHKTEDEYAMQVLAFFNHAGISFEQITGIIISSVVPPIMFSLESMCQKYFHKKPLVVGPGVKTGLNIKYENPREVGSDRIVNAIAALDAYKAPLIIVDFGTATTYCYLNEKGDYMGGAIAPGISISTEALYTQAARLPRIEILRPPHIVGKTTVSAMQAGIFYGFVGQVEGIVNRMKAQSKEEPLVIATGGLANLIAGETQAIDVVDPFLTLKGLYKLYKRNQ; encoded by the coding sequence ATGATTTTAGTTTTGGATGCAGGAAATTCAAATATAGTATTGGGAGTCTATGATACCAATGACCAGCTAGCTTTCCATTGGCGAATGGTAACAGATCTTCACAAAACAGAAGACGAATATGCAATGCAAGTATTAGCTTTTTTTAATCATGCAGGCATTTCATTTGAACAAATTACTGGCATTATTATATCCTCGGTTGTACCACCAATTATGTTTTCATTAGAATCTATGTGTCAAAAGTATTTTCACAAAAAACCACTAGTAGTTGGACCAGGTGTGAAAACAGGATTGAATATAAAATATGAAAATCCTCGTGAAGTTGGTTCAGATCGTATTGTAAACGCAATAGCAGCATTAGATGCTTATAAAGCACCGTTAATTATTGTGGATTTTGGTACAGCGACAACATATTGTTATTTGAATGAAAAAGGCGATTACATGGGTGGCGCTATTGCACCAGGAATTTCTATTTCAACTGAGGCACTTTATACGCAGGCAGCTAGGTTACCGCGTATTGAAATACTACGTCCTCCACATATTGTTGGAAAAACTACCGTTTCTGCAATGCAGGCGGGCATTTTTTATGGTTTTGTTGGACAAGTTGAGGGCATTGTTAATCGCATGAAAGCACAAAGTAAGGAAGAGCCGCTTGTTATTGCAACAGGTGGGCTAGCAAATTTAATTGCTGGAGAGACGCAAGCTATTGATGTAGTCGATCCATTTTTAACATTAAAGGGTTTATATAAATTATATAAACGCAACCAATAA
- a CDS encoding FtsB family cell division protein codes for MTKRHSSKNEQQNYTKLDNDYVRNTDKAMNRKMQSRKRKLRRIVFFAVVPVVIIAFLINVLVHQSETLAEKEQKKQEATQHLVKVKDEQDSLNLKIKQLEDDEYIAKLLRKEYFLSEEGEIIFIIPEKEDKKDD; via the coding sequence ATGACTAAACGTCATTCATCAAAAAATGAACAACAAAACTACACCAAGCTTGATAATGACTATGTCCGTAACACGGATAAAGCTATGAATCGTAAAATGCAATCGCGTAAACGAAAATTGCGCCGAATTGTCTTTTTTGCGGTTGTGCCGGTCGTCATTATCGCCTTCCTCATAAATGTTCTAGTCCATCAATCGGAGACGCTAGCTGAAAAAGAACAGAAAAAACAAGAGGCAACTCAGCATTTGGTAAAGGTAAAAGATGAGCAGGATTCACTAAATCTTAAAATCAAACAATTAGAAGATGATGAGTATATTGCAAAGTTATTACGCAAAGAGTACTTCTTATCTGAGGAAGGTGAAATTATTTTCATTATTCCTGAGAAGGAAGATAAAAAAGACGACTGA
- the tilS gene encoding tRNA lysidine(34) synthetase TilS: MSFELKVKQFIDEEQLLQQDDHLLIAVSGGVDSMALLHYFIKTKEQWGIEIEAVHVDHMLRGEASAEDRAFVQNYCDKYGITLHSTAIPIPEILASENGNSQLICRRERYRYFGEIIHTTMATKLVTAHHADDQLESVLMALTKNATMNSMQGIRSQRFFEGKSLIRPFLTVTKSEIREYLQKQGLNYREDASNTKDSYVRNRFRHHVVPLLEAENPRVAEQTSRFTKHLQEDDAYLMTLAQDIFSKTVKIYNGNMYSMEIEAFEMVAPALQRRLILILLNYLYKDSNTIQSYAILTSLSKLCETTSGYAEIHLPEGFIAVRRYGKLTIQKSNSLESEIYPEKGFVLTANGEAIMINGIRLSVVRLSELAPDLLTDSAQLFYFNANKLTLPLYIRARKEGDRMLLKGMDKPKRLSRLFIDEKIPLNERNSWPLLISQSDEVVAVIGVRMGIYFSTTPQPSDDTVLIVD, encoded by the coding sequence TTGTCATTTGAATTAAAGGTCAAACAATTTATTGATGAAGAGCAACTACTACAGCAAGACGATCATCTTCTCATCGCCGTTTCGGGTGGTGTAGATTCTATGGCGCTACTCCATTACTTTATTAAAACAAAAGAACAATGGGGGATTGAAATCGAGGCAGTGCATGTCGATCATATGTTAAGAGGTGAGGCTTCAGCAGAGGATCGAGCTTTTGTGCAAAATTATTGTGATAAATACGGCATTACATTGCATTCAACAGCGATTCCAATTCCAGAAATTTTAGCATCAGAAAATGGCAACTCGCAGCTAATTTGCCGTAGAGAACGTTATCGTTATTTTGGTGAAATCATACATACAACGATGGCAACCAAGCTTGTAACTGCACATCATGCGGACGACCAACTGGAGTCAGTATTAATGGCCTTGACGAAAAATGCCACGATGAATAGTATGCAAGGTATTCGCTCACAGCGTTTTTTTGAAGGAAAATCATTAATTCGTCCGTTTTTAACGGTTACAAAGTCTGAAATAAGGGAATATTTACAGAAGCAAGGCTTGAATTATCGTGAAGACGCGAGCAATACGAAAGATTCCTACGTAAGAAATCGCTTTAGACACCACGTAGTACCACTATTGGAGGCGGAAAACCCACGTGTAGCTGAGCAGACGAGTCGTTTTACAAAGCATTTGCAAGAGGATGATGCGTACTTAATGACCCTTGCACAAGACATATTTTCAAAAACAGTAAAAATATACAATGGAAATATGTATAGTATGGAGATAGAAGCGTTTGAAATGGTAGCACCTGCTTTACAAAGGAGGCTCATTTTAATACTATTAAACTATCTTTACAAAGATTCAAATACGATACAAAGTTATGCTATTTTAACTTCGCTTTCAAAGCTTTGTGAAACAACATCTGGGTATGCTGAAATTCACTTGCCAGAAGGTTTTATAGCAGTTCGCCGTTATGGCAAATTGACGATTCAAAAAAGCAATTCATTAGAAAGTGAGATTTATCCAGAAAAAGGATTTGTTTTAACTGCTAATGGAGAGGCGATAATGATAAATGGTATTCGTCTATCTGTCGTTCGTCTGTCTGAATTGGCACCTGATTTGCTTACGGATTCTGCACAACTTTTTTACTTTAACGCTAACAAACTTACACTTCCACTCTATATTAGGGCACGTAAGGAAGGAGACCGAATGCTGTTAAAAGGAATGGATAAGCCGAAACGTTTATCTCGCCTTTTTATAGATGAAAAGATTCCTTTAAATGAGCGAAATAGCTGGCCGTTACTGATTTCTCAATCTGACGAGGTCGTAGCGGTAATTGGTGTGCGTATGGGGATTTACTTTTCAACAACCCCGCAGCCAAGCGATGATACAGTGCTCATCGTAGACTAA
- the yabQ gene encoding spore cortex biosynthesis protein YabQ — protein sequence MIVSQQFVQLLVMVVSGIAVGFIIDSVRLIVFSTPKRSSLRKWMMVLELLTWILLGGLTYYLLFWLKDGAWRAYDPLAQIAGIFLYQTFFQSFLRFVARIIVNITWKPFWFIVRLIIAIIRQILHIFMKIGAFVLRPFVKIYSYLSYTLFKKFRYIKYNKRQQ from the coding sequence ATGATTGTTAGCCAGCAATTCGTTCAGCTATTAGTCATGGTTGTGAGCGGTATCGCAGTTGGATTTATTATTGATAGTGTAAGGCTCATTGTTTTTTCAACTCCCAAAAGGTCAAGCCTCCGAAAGTGGATGATGGTTTTAGAATTATTGACTTGGATTCTACTAGGAGGGTTAACGTATTATTTATTATTTTGGCTAAAAGATGGCGCATGGCGGGCATACGACCCGCTTGCGCAGATTGCGGGTATATTTTTATATCAGACCTTTTTTCAAAGCTTCTTACGTTTCGTTGCGCGTATAATAGTGAATATAACATGGAAACCATTTTGGTTTATCGTACGTTTAATAATCGCTATTATTCGACAAATCCTACACATATTTATGAAAATTGGTGCATTCGTCTTAAGACCTTTTGTCAAAATTTATTCGTATTTGTCCTACACTTTATTTAAAAAATTTCGATATATCAAGTATAATAAAAGACAACAATAA
- a CDS encoding S1 domain-containing RNA-binding protein, whose translation MSIEVGSKVQGKVTGITNFGAFVELPDGKTGLVHISEVADNYVKDINEHLKVGDEVEVKVMNVEADGKIGLSIRKAKPQAERPERPQRPRRDNRSNDRNERHQPKENFEQKMARFLKDSDERLATLKRATESKRGGRGARRG comes from the coding sequence ATGTCAATTGAAGTAGGCAGCAAGGTACAAGGTAAAGTAACAGGAATCACAAATTTTGGAGCATTCGTTGAGCTGCCAGACGGCAAAACAGGCTTAGTACACATCAGTGAAGTTGCTGACAATTATGTAAAAGATATCAATGAGCATCTAAAAGTTGGAGATGAAGTTGAAGTAAAAGTGATGAATGTTGAAGCGGATGGAAAGATTGGTCTTTCGATTCGTAAAGCAAAGCCTCAAGCTGAGAGACCAGAGCGTCCTCAACGTCCGCGTCGTGACAATCGTTCTAATGATCGTAACGAACGCCATCAGCCGAAGGAAAACTTTGAGCAAAAAATGGCACGTTTCTTAAAAGATAGTGATGAACGTCTAGCAACATTAAAACGTGCTACAGAGTCAAAACGTGGTGGTCGCGGGGCTAGAAGAGGGTAG
- the yabP gene encoding sporulation protein YabP, whose protein sequence is MTLHQESNRYTIPSGEHILTIRNRKRMDMTSVKSIERFDQEEFFIKTSQGHLLIRGEELHIVHLDVDKGLLTLEGTVKTLQYDEEESGFSKGFLHKLFG, encoded by the coding sequence ATGACGCTACATCAAGAAAGTAATCGTTACACAATTCCATCTGGAGAACATATTTTAACGATTCGTAATCGTAAAAGAATGGACATGACTTCTGTAAAATCAATTGAACGCTTTGATCAGGAAGAGTTTTTTATTAAGACGTCCCAAGGGCATTTATTGATTCGTGGAGAGGAACTGCATATCGTTCACTTAGATGTTGACAAAGGGTTATTGACACTTGAAGGAACTGTAAAAACCTTGCAGTATGACGAGGAGGAAAGTGGCTTCTCGAAAGGTTTCCTTCATAAATTGTTTGGATGA
- a CDS encoding aldo/keto reductase, protein MGNVTLNNGLEMPLVGYGVFRVPDGDDLAEAVKTAIAKGYRSIDTAQVYRNEESVGRGIRAAIEEGLVSRDELFITSKVWNDGLSYEETLAAYDSSLEKLGLDYLDLYLIHWPGLDTNYIDSYKALEKIYQDGRVRSIGVSNFHVHHLELLLKETTVIPVINQIEFHPHLTQEEVRHFCKEHGIQVEAWSPLMNGSLLEEELIQQLASKYSKTPAQIVLRYDVQHDVVTIPKTMTPARMTENLHVFDFALTDEEMAQLDAMNDGLRCGPDPEKFNFK, encoded by the coding sequence ATGGGTAATGTAACATTGAACAATGGTCTAGAAATGCCTTTAGTAGGTTATGGCGTATTCCGTGTGCCAGATGGAGATGATTTGGCTGAGGCTGTTAAAACAGCTATTGCAAAAGGCTATCGTAGTATAGATACTGCGCAAGTGTACCGTAATGAGGAAAGTGTCGGGCGAGGAATCCGTGCCGCAATTGAAGAAGGGCTAGTTTCCCGCGATGAGCTTTTCATCACTTCTAAAGTTTGGAATGACGGACTTTCTTATGAAGAGACACTTGCTGCATATGATAGTAGTTTAGAAAAATTAGGTTTAGATTATTTAGATTTATATTTAATTCATTGGCCAGGTTTAGATACGAATTATATCGATTCATATAAAGCGCTTGAAAAAATCTATCAGGACGGACGAGTTCGTTCAATAGGCGTAAGTAATTTCCATGTGCATCACTTAGAACTTTTGTTAAAAGAAACGACGGTTATTCCAGTTATTAATCAAATTGAGTTCCATCCCCATTTAACGCAAGAAGAAGTGCGCCACTTCTGTAAAGAGCACGGTATTCAAGTGGAAGCATGGTCTCCGTTAATGAATGGTTCTTTGTTAGAGGAAGAGTTGATTCAACAGTTAGCAAGTAAATACAGTAAAACACCAGCGCAAATCGTTTTGCGATATGATGTTCAGCATGATGTTGTCACAATACCAAAAACAATGACTCCAGCACGTATGACTGAGAACTTACATGTTTTTGATTTTGCTTTAACAGATGAGGAAATGGCACAGTTAGATGCTATGAACGACGGCTTGCGTTGCGGTCCAGATCCTGAAAAATTTAATTTTAAATAA
- the ftsH gene encoding ATP-dependent zinc metalloprotease FtsH has protein sequence MNRIFRYTIFYLLIFLVIIGIFGTFNGGNSPTKEITYPEFLEALDKNEITEAKIQPDKSVYIVEGTMKGYEKGESFTVNLPRDNQSLMDRIDAAAKDKNSNIDFLKAPETSGWVQFFTGIIPFIIIIFLFFFLMSQSQGGGNKVMSFGKSKAKLYDDQKKKVRFTDVAGADEEKAELVEVVDFLKDHRKFTEIGARIPKGILLVGPPGTGKTLLARAVAGEAGVPFFSISGSDFVEMFVGVGASRVRDLFENAKKNAPCIIFIDEIDAVGRQRGAGLGGGHDEREQTLNQLLVEMDGFGANEGIIIIAATNRPDILDKALLRPGRFDRQITVGHPDVKGREAILKVHARNKPLSDSVDLAAVAQRTPGFSGADLENLLNEAALVAARKSKRSINMADIDEASDRVIAGPAKASRVYSAKEKKLVSFHEAGHVVVGLELDEADTVHKVTIVPRGQAGGYAIMLPKEERFFTTKQELLDRIAGLLGGRVAEEIVLGEVSTGAHNDFQKVTSIARAMVTEYGMSENLGAMQFGSSQGGNVFLGRDFNSDQNYSDSVAYEIDKEMQKIIDTQYERTKRILTEKRHLLDLIANTLMEKETLNAQEIEHLRDHGVLPEPEAVENVEDEAPKAEAQPSLEKVGKPVLEKELLSDAPTPTTADLPKEGSEQNDAPKGIDEKRE, from the coding sequence ATGAATCGAATATTTCGATATACCATATTCTATTTACTGATTTTCCTAGTGATCATTGGTATATTTGGTACTTTCAACGGTGGTAATTCGCCGACGAAAGAAATTACTTACCCAGAGTTTTTAGAAGCTCTTGATAAGAATGAAATTACAGAAGCAAAAATTCAACCTGATAAATCAGTATATATTGTTGAAGGTACGATGAAAGGTTATGAAAAAGGCGAAAGTTTCACAGTAAACCTTCCCCGCGATAACCAATCATTGATGGATCGAATCGATGCAGCTGCTAAGGATAAGAATAGCAATATAGATTTCTTGAAAGCACCAGAAACGAGTGGATGGGTACAGTTCTTTACAGGTATTATTCCATTCATCATTATTATCTTCTTATTCTTCTTCCTAATGAGTCAATCTCAAGGTGGCGGCAATAAAGTAATGAGCTTTGGTAAAAGTAAAGCTAAGCTTTATGATGACCAAAAGAAAAAAGTCCGTTTTACTGATGTAGCGGGTGCAGATGAAGAGAAGGCTGAGCTTGTAGAGGTCGTAGATTTCTTAAAAGATCACCGTAAATTCACTGAAATTGGCGCTCGTATTCCAAAAGGTATCTTACTTGTAGGTCCTCCAGGTACAGGTAAAACATTGCTTGCTCGTGCAGTTGCTGGTGAAGCTGGCGTACCATTCTTCTCGATTTCAGGTTCTGACTTCGTAGAAATGTTTGTCGGCGTAGGGGCTTCACGTGTACGTGATTTATTTGAAAATGCGAAGAAAAATGCTCCATGTATCATTTTCATTGATGAAATTGATGCTGTTGGTCGTCAACGTGGCGCTGGTCTTGGCGGTGGTCACGATGAACGTGAGCAAACATTGAACCAATTATTAGTTGAAATGGATGGCTTCGGTGCAAACGAAGGTATTATTATTATCGCAGCAACAAACCGTCCAGACATCTTAGATAAAGCGTTATTACGTCCAGGTCGTTTTGACCGTCAAATTACAGTAGGACATCCTGATGTAAAAGGACGTGAAGCAATTCTAAAAGTGCATGCACGCAATAAGCCTTTATCGGATTCAGTCGATTTAGCAGCTGTAGCACAACGTACACCAGGCTTCTCTGGTGCCGATTTAGAAAACTTATTAAACGAGGCAGCACTTGTAGCAGCTCGTAAAAGTAAACGTTCGATTAATATGGCAGATATCGATGAGGCGTCTGACCGTGTAATCGCAGGTCCAGCAAAAGCTAGCCGTGTTTACTCAGCAAAAGAGAAAAAGCTTGTATCCTTCCATGAAGCTGGTCACGTTGTAGTAGGTCTTGAACTTGATGAAGCGGATACAGTTCATAAAGTAACGATTGTCCCACGCGGTCAAGCGGGCGGTTATGCAATTATGTTGCCGAAGGAAGAACGTTTCTTCACTACGAAACAAGAGCTTTTAGACCGTATCGCAGGACTACTTGGTGGTCGTGTGGCAGAGGAAATTGTGTTAGGCGAAGTATCGACTGGAGCTCATAATGACTTCCAAAAGGTAACAAGTATTGCACGTGCTATGGTTACAGAATATGGCATGAGTGAAAATCTTGGAGCAATGCAATTTGGGTCAAGTCAAGGTGGCAATGTATTCCTTGGTCGTGACTTCAATTCAGATCAAAACTACTCTGATTCAGTTGCTTATGAAATCGATAAAGAAATGCAAAAAATTATCGATACGCAATACGAACGTACTAAACGAATCCTTACAGAAAAACGTCATTTACTTGATTTAATTGCGAATACATTAATGGAGAAAGAAACATTAAATGCGCAAGAAATTGAGCATTTACGTGATCATGGTGTCCTACCAGAACCAGAAGCGGTGGAAAATGTTGAAGACGAAGCGCCAAAAGCTGAAGCACAACCGTCATTAGAAAAAGTCGGGAAGCCAGTTCTTGAAAAAGAATTGCTAAGTGATGCGCCAACACCAACAACAGCGGATCTACCAAAAGAAGGTTCGGAACAAAATGATGCGCCAAAAGGAATCGACGAAAAGCGTGAGTAA
- a CDS encoding RNA-binding S4 domain-containing protein: protein MRLDKYLKVSRLIKRRTLAKEVADQGRITINSKVAKASSSVKAGDELAIRFGQKIVTARVEELRDTVKKEDAAKMFTILKEERLEKVEPEFIDDED from the coding sequence ATGCGATTAGATAAATATTTAAAAGTTTCAAGATTAATAAAACGACGTACGTTAGCAAAAGAAGTCGCTGACCAAGGACGTATCACAATTAATAGCAAAGTAGCAAAGGCTAGTAGTAGTGTAAAGGCTGGTGACGAGCTAGCTATTCGTTTTGGCCAAAAAATTGTAACAGCTCGTGTAGAAGAATTACGTGACACTGTTAAAAAAGAAGATGCAGCAAAGATGTTCACAATTTTAAAAGAAGAGCGTCTTGAAAAGGTGGAGCCTGAATTTATTGATGACGAGGATTAA